One Edaphobacter flagellatus genomic region harbors:
- a CDS encoding lipid-binding SYLF domain-containing protein, with the protein MKKLIALSMCMLLSAPLIAQQKEQERLKEAGQVLRDVIEMPDKGIPHDLIDKSYCVIVYPSVKKAAFIVGGSYGRGVITCRTGSNYNGPWSAPAMFALEGASFGLQIGGQATDFVLLVMNDSGAKSVMSSKVKIGADASAAAGPVGRDASAATDAVLKAQILSWSRAQGVFAGISLEGSTMRSDDGANKALYGKELSANDIVFGGKVKAPAAARTLLAELRKVSPHHTK; encoded by the coding sequence ATGAAAAAACTCATTGCATTATCGATGTGTATGCTGCTGAGCGCACCTCTGATCGCCCAGCAAAAAGAGCAGGAGCGCCTCAAAGAGGCCGGTCAGGTACTGCGCGACGTCATCGAAATGCCCGATAAAGGAATTCCCCACGATCTGATCGATAAGTCGTATTGCGTCATCGTCTATCCGTCGGTCAAAAAAGCAGCCTTCATCGTGGGTGGAAGCTATGGTCGCGGTGTAATTACATGCCGTACCGGCTCCAATTACAACGGCCCCTGGAGCGCTCCGGCTATGTTTGCACTCGAAGGCGCCAGCTTTGGTCTCCAGATTGGCGGGCAGGCTACCGATTTTGTGCTGCTCGTTATGAACGATTCCGGTGCAAAGTCCGTGATGTCCAGCAAGGTCAAGATTGGTGCAGATGCCTCCGCTGCCGCAGGTCCTGTGGGCCGCGATGCCAGCGCTGCAACAGACGCCGTCCTCAAGGCACAGATTCTGTCCTGGTCGCGTGCACAGGGTGTCTTCGCGGGCATCTCGCTTGAAGGCTCCACCATGCGCTCCGACGATGGTGCTAACAAGGCCCTCTACGGCAAGGAACTGAGCGCTAACGACATCGTCTTCGGTGGCAAGGTGAAGGCTCCTGCAGCGGCCCGCACGCTTCTCGCTGAGTTGCGCAAAGTCAGCCCGCACCACACCAAATAA
- a CDS encoding anti-sigma factor family protein: MNCTDFLSQLTDYFDGEISPELLAEVRAHLGECSHCKVVVNTTRQTIEVYRGNEIYDVSDELRERLHTAIMAKCMDARKRA, translated from the coding sequence ATGAACTGCACAGATTTTCTGAGTCAGCTGACCGACTACTTCGATGGAGAGATCAGCCCTGAGCTGCTGGCGGAAGTGCGCGCGCATCTGGGTGAGTGTTCGCATTGCAAGGTCGTCGTAAATACGACGCGTCAGACGATCGAGGTCTATCGCGGCAACGAGATCTACGATGTCTCCGATGAGTTGCGCGAGAGGCTGCACACAGCGATTATGGCCAAGTGCATGGACGCCCGGAAACGCGCCTGA
- a CDS encoding RNA polymerase sigma factor — protein sequence MPAIQSPGTEEIHPDVALVERAKGGDTAAFEQLVRQYERQIFRVAQHITQNREDAEDITQDTFLKAYEKLEQFQGNSKFSTWLVRIAVNESLMRLRKRKTSKTVSMDEDVQTEEGSIPRDFAEWRPNPEQLYDQNELGNILRKTIQGLPPGFRTVFTLRDIENLSTEETAEALGLSVPAVKSRLLRARLQLRERLSRYFGRKEGQPA from the coding sequence ATGCCAGCCATCCAATCCCCAGGTACGGAAGAGATACACCCAGACGTTGCTCTGGTAGAGCGCGCTAAAGGTGGAGATACGGCAGCTTTCGAGCAGCTGGTCAGGCAGTACGAACGCCAGATCTTCCGGGTAGCGCAGCATATTACACAGAACCGTGAAGACGCTGAAGACATTACGCAGGACACCTTCCTCAAGGCTTACGAGAAGCTGGAGCAGTTCCAGGGAAACTCGAAGTTCTCGACTTGGCTTGTCCGAATCGCTGTCAACGAAAGCCTCATGCGGCTGCGTAAGCGCAAGACAAGCAAGACCGTCTCCATGGACGAGGACGTTCAGACAGAAGAAGGGTCCATTCCGCGCGACTTTGCCGAGTGGCGACCGAATCCAGAACAGCTTTACGATCAGAACGAGCTTGGAAACATCCTCCGGAAGACGATTCAGGGTCTCCCTCCCGGATTTCGGACTGTCTTTACGCTGCGCGATATCGAAAACCTCTCCACGGAAGAGACTGCGGAGGCACTGGGCTTGAGTGTACCCGCTGTAAAATCGCGCCTGCTGCGTGCGCGCTTACAATTGCGCGAACGGCTTAGCAGGTACTTTGGCCGCAAGGAGGGGCAACCGGCATGA
- a CDS encoding transglycosylase SLT domain-containing protein, with the protein MKSPIISGTPQHKVEVVGLPQSEGMLKGCAVFLRWVLLGSLLITTLSVSVTEAAGQSASSTTKKKTSKTSATASAKKAPSSKTTSSHARSTGKKTTLSKARKSRPTAQTIRLTSAFHATEQLRPMAQQLASTRSAPAYAGVQAYTRSHPGDGAATAWLAIGHAYMLDRRYTDAQAAFRQANVSGNALDDYADYLGAQAALQAARGADAYALLDHFADRHPDSIFVANAPVLLATAYIQQNNPQGALAVLQPLTQTPIGDHSDFRYILGRAYQLARDAGHAAPIYRGIYAKFPLSVEAPQARQQLDAMSLPLNATERKAHADALFNAKRYNEASQEYHEIARNDSSLSQADRDALAIYSAVCEMKLKRIGRSEVERLPATADDTAAARLYMLAEISRAENKQDEHAAAIDQIVKRFPTSRWLEEALYSGGNMYLLKHDSQQAIYHYQLLVQMFPKSTYAPSAHWRAAWMNYRLRNYTEAARLMDEQIQRYGGGIEIPSAIYWRGRIYEDEEHNLGQAANYYRALSAAYVNYYYGNLARKRLAVIGSQATAVPPAAPLASVRRPTVPPLTGDLPENEPHLIKARLLANAALNEYIGPEIQASPTSDEWGALAQAEIYASYGEVPRSLQSMKRSGISFFALPLDQVPTVYWHLLFPKPYWGDLVANSEKNGLDPYMVAALIRQESEFNPGAVSRANAYGLMQLLPSVGKSLARKQGIKGFSTSQLLDPSMNLRLGTINLRQVLDRYSGQQEYALAAYNAGDTPVRQWLTGEYKDIPEYVESIPYTETREYVQAILRNREIYRALYSTK; encoded by the coding sequence TTGAAGAGTCCAATCATCAGCGGCACGCCACAGCATAAAGTTGAAGTTGTGGGTCTGCCGCAAAGCGAGGGGATGTTGAAGGGCTGCGCTGTTTTCTTGAGATGGGTTCTGCTTGGTTCATTGCTGATCACCACGCTCTCCGTGAGCGTCACCGAAGCTGCTGGGCAAAGCGCATCCAGCACAACAAAGAAGAAGACCAGCAAGACCTCCGCTACCGCTTCCGCTAAGAAAGCCCCCTCCAGCAAAACCACCTCATCGCACGCCAGATCCACCGGCAAAAAGACCACTCTCTCCAAAGCGCGAAAGTCCAGGCCTACCGCGCAAACGATCCGTCTCACTTCAGCTTTCCATGCCACCGAACAGCTTCGACCCATGGCCCAACAGCTTGCCTCCACGCGTTCCGCACCTGCCTACGCTGGAGTCCAGGCCTACACGCGCTCCCACCCCGGCGACGGAGCCGCTACCGCCTGGCTCGCCATCGGCCACGCCTACATGCTCGACCGCCGTTATACCGACGCACAGGCTGCCTTCCGCCAGGCCAACGTCAGCGGCAACGCACTCGACGACTACGCTGACTACCTCGGAGCACAGGCCGCCCTCCAGGCCGCTCGCGGAGCAGACGCCTACGCCCTCCTCGACCACTTCGCTGACCGCCATCCCGACAGCATCTTCGTCGCCAACGCCCCCGTCCTTCTGGCCACGGCCTATATCCAGCAGAACAACCCGCAGGGAGCCCTCGCCGTCCTGCAGCCTCTTACGCAAACTCCCATCGGAGACCACAGCGACTTCCGTTACATCCTCGGCCGCGCCTACCAGCTCGCCCGCGATGCCGGCCACGCCGCTCCCATCTACCGCGGTATCTACGCTAAATTCCCGCTCAGCGTCGAAGCCCCGCAGGCACGCCAGCAGCTCGATGCGATGAGCCTCCCGCTCAACGCCACAGAGCGCAAGGCCCATGCCGACGCCCTCTTCAACGCCAAGCGTTACAACGAGGCCAGTCAGGAATATCACGAGATCGCCCGCAACGACTCCAGCCTTTCCCAGGCCGACCGCGACGCCCTCGCCATCTACTCTGCCGTCTGCGAGATGAAGCTCAAACGCATCGGCCGTAGCGAGGTTGAGCGTCTCCCCGCAACCGCCGACGACACCGCAGCCGCCCGGCTCTACATGCTCGCCGAAATCTCTCGCGCCGAAAACAAGCAGGACGAGCACGCCGCCGCCATCGACCAGATCGTCAAACGCTTCCCAACCAGCCGCTGGCTCGAAGAGGCTCTCTATTCCGGTGGCAACATGTATCTGCTCAAGCACGACTCCCAGCAGGCCATCTACCACTACCAGCTCCTCGTGCAGATGTTCCCCAAGAGCACCTATGCGCCCTCAGCGCACTGGCGCGCTGCCTGGATGAACTATCGCTTGCGCAACTACACCGAAGCCGCCCGCCTCATGGACGAGCAGATTCAGCGTTACGGCGGTGGCATCGAGATCCCCAGCGCCATCTACTGGCGCGGTCGTATCTACGAAGACGAAGAGCACAACCTCGGTCAGGCAGCCAACTACTACCGCGCCCTCTCTGCGGCCTACGTCAACTACTACTACGGCAATCTCGCGCGCAAACGCCTCGCCGTCATCGGCAGTCAGGCTACAGCGGTTCCTCCCGCCGCTCCGCTCGCTTCCGTCCGCCGCCCAACCGTTCCTCCGCTCACCGGCGATCTCCCCGAAAACGAGCCGCACCTCATCAAGGCCCGCCTCCTCGCCAACGCGGCGCTCAACGAATACATCGGACCCGAAATTCAGGCCAGCCCCACCTCGGACGAGTGGGGAGCTCTTGCACAGGCCGAAATCTACGCCTCCTACGGCGAAGTCCCGCGCTCGTTGCAGTCCATGAAGCGTAGCGGAATCTCCTTCTTCGCGCTCCCCCTCGATCAGGTCCCCACCGTCTACTGGCACCTGCTTTTCCCCAAGCCCTACTGGGGCGACCTCGTCGCCAACTCGGAAAAGAACGGCCTCGATCCCTATATGGTCGCCGCGCTCATCCGGCAGGAGTCCGAGTTCAATCCAGGAGCCGTCAGCCGCGCCAATGCTTACGGCCTCATGCAGCTTCTTCCGTCCGTCGGTAAGTCGCTCGCTCGCAAGCAGGGAATCAAAGGCTTCTCGACCTCACAGCTTCTTGACCCATCCATGAATCTCCGCCTGGGTACGATTAACCTGCGCCAGGTGCTCGATCGCTACAGTGGTCAGCAGGAGTATGCCCTCGCCGCCTACAACGCCGGAGATACTCCTGTCCGCCAGTGGCTCACCGGCGAGTACAAAGACATACCCGAGTACGTCGAATCCATCCCGTACACTGAAACCCGCGAGTACGTGCAGGCCATCCTCCGCAACCGCGAAATCTACAGGGCCCTCTACAGCACAAAATAG